The following proteins come from a genomic window of Doryrhamphus excisus isolate RoL2022-K1 chromosome 12, RoL_Dexc_1.0, whole genome shotgun sequence:
- the tacr2 gene encoding substance-K receptor, whose protein sequence is MDSLIRHLERDQEGTSLPLPVTLPAWLEDTNETVGNQFQQPNWQVALWALAYSLIILVSVTGNVTVIWIILAHRRMRTVTNYFIVNLAFSDVSMATFNTLFNFVYALHNDWYFGLGYCRFQNFFPITAMFSSIYSMAAIAVDRYMAIIHPLKPRLSSTSTKVVIMLIWIVAILLAFPQCYYSVTRFYYPRTVCMVDWPDDYGGTHQLSYQFAVILLIYLFPLLVMLVTYSLVGRTLWGGHIPGEASDHYHSQITAKRKVVKMMVVVVVTFALCWLPYHTYFILGSFNRDIYKQHYIQQVYLTIFWLAMSSTMYNPIIYCCLNQRFRAGFRHAFSWCPFIKVTEEDKMELQYTHTFRVTMTRSQGNNSAHTSIDTNNTWDVNKGYGQ, encoded by the exons ATGGACAGTTTGATCCGGCACTTGGAACGAGACCAAGAGGGTACATCGCTACCACTGCCAGTCACGCTTCCAGCCTGGTTGGAGGACACGAATGAGACCGTGGGGAATCAATTCCAGCAGCCCAACTGGCAG GTGGCTCTGTGGGCTTTAGCCTACTCCCTTATCATCCTGGTCTCCGTCACTGGGAACGTCACGGTCATCTGGATCATTCTAGCTCACAGACGGATGAGGACTGTGACTAACTATTTCATCGTCAACCTGGCCTTCTCTgatgtttccatggcaacatttAACACCCTCTTCAACTTTGTCTACGCTCTACACAACGACTGGTACTTCGGCCTGGGCTACTGCAGATTCCAGAACTTCTTTCCCATCACCGCTATGTTTTCATCCATTTACTCCATGGCTGCCATCGCAGTGGACAG ATACATGGCCATCATCCACCCTTTGAAGCCCCGCctctcctccacctccaccaaGGTTGTGATAATGCTCATATGGATCGTAGCCATCTTACTCGCATTCCCACAGTGCTACTACAGCGTGACAAGATTTTACTACCCGAGAACTGTCTGCATGGTCGATTGGCCGGACGACTATGGCGGAACACATCAACTCAG CTACCAGTTTGCTGTCATATTGCTGATCTACCTGTTCCCCCTGCTGGTGATGCTGGTGACCTACAGCCTGGTAGGCAGGACCCTGTGGGGAGGCCACATCCCCGGAGAGGCGTCGGACCACTACCACAGCCAAATCACAGCAAAGAGAAAG GTAGTCAAGATGATGGTTGTTGTGGTGGTGACATTTGCTCTGTGTTGGTTGCCCTACCACACATACTTCATATTGGGATCATTCAATAGAGACATTTACAAGCAACATTACATTCAACag GTTTACCTGACCATTTTTTGGTTAGCAATGAGCTCCACCATGTACAACCCTATCATTTACTGCTGTCTAAACCAAAG GTTCCGTGCTGGTTTTCGTCACGCCTTCTCTTGGTGTCCTTTCATCAAAGTAACAGAGGAGGACAAGATGGAGCTGcagtacacacacaccttcAGAGTGACCATGACGCGCAGCCAAGGCAACAACAGCGCGCACACATCCATAGATACAAACAACACTTGGGATGTAAACAAAGGATATGGGCAATGA
- the LOC131139330 gene encoding hexokinase-1-like isoform X1 — translation MIAAQLLAYYFTELKDDQVKKIDKYLYSMRFSDETLLDIMQRFRMELVKGLGRDTNATASLKMLPTFVRSIPDGSEKGDFIALDLGGSAFRILRVRVSHEKKQTVQMESQIYDTPEDIIHGSGTRLFDHVAECLGDFMEKHNIKDKKLPVGFTFSFPCQQTKLDESTLITWTKRFKASGVEGMDVVKMLNKAIKQRGDYEADIMAVVNDTVGTMMTCGFDDQRCEVGIIIGTGTNACYMEELRHIDLVEGDEGRMCVNTEWGAFGDDGRLEDIRTEFDREIDRGSLNPGKQLFEKMVSGLYMGELVRLILVKMAREGLLFEGKITAELLTKGRIETKHVSAIEKSKEGLTKAKEILTRLGVEPSAEDCIAVQHVCTIVSFRSANLVAAVLAGILKRLKENKSVARLRTTVGIDGSLYKMHPQYARRLHKAVRRLVPDSDVRFLLSESGSGKGAAMVTAVAYRLAEKSRQIAQTLSEFRLTTEQLLEVKNRMRTEILNGLSKDTQASATVKMLPTFVCSTPDGTENGDFLALDLGGTNFRVLMVKIRSGKRRTVEMHNKIYAIPLEVMQGTGEELFDHIVHCISDFLDYMGMKNARLPLGFTFSFPCLQTSLDAGILVAWTKGFKATDCEGEDVVGLLREAIKRREEFELDVVAVVNDTVGTMMTCAYEEPTCEIGLIAGTGSNACYMEEMRNIEMVDGDVGRMCVNMEWGAFGDNGCLDDIRTEYDRTVDDFSLHPGKQRYEKMCSGMYLGEIVRNILLDLTKRGYLFRGQISETLKTRGIFETKFLSQIESDRLALLQVRSILQHLGLDSTCDDSIIVKEVCGAVSHRAAQLCGAGMAAVVDKIRENRGLDHLNITVGVDGTLYKLHPHFSIIMHQTVKVLAPQCNVNFLLSEDGSGKGAALITAVGVRMRQELNN, via the exons ATTGACAAGTACTTGTACTCCATGCGCTTCTCTGATGAGACGCTACTGGACATCATGCAGCGGTTCCGCATGGAGCTGGTCAAAGGACTGGGACGTGACACCAACGCCACCGCATCTCTTAAGATGCTGCCAACATTTGTGCGCTCCATCCCAGACGGCTCAG AAAAAGGAGATTTCATCGCATTGGATTTGGGAGGAAGTGCCTTCAGGATCCTTCGTGTCCGAGTGAGTCACGAGAAGAAGCAGACAGTTCAGATGGAGAGCCAAATCTACGACACACCCGAAGACATCATACATGGCAGCGGAACAAga TTATTTGACCATGTGGCCGAGTGTCTGGGTGACttcatggaaaaacacaacattaaagACAAGAAGCTGCCAGTTGGCTTCACCTTCTCCTTCCCCTGCCAACAAACCAAACTTGATGAG AGTACCCTGATAACGTGGACAAAGCGCTTCAAGGCGAGCGGGGTGGAGGGCATGGATGTCGTTAAGATGCTCAACAAAGCCATCAAACAACGAGGA GACTACGAAGCTGACATCATGGCTGTAGTGAATGATACCGTGGGAACGATGATGACCTGCGGCTTTGATGACCAACGCTGTGAAGTCGGAATTATCATCG GAACCGGTACCAACGCCTGCTACATGGAGGAGTTGCGTCACATCGACCTGGTAGAGGGTGACGAAGGCAGGATGTGTGTGAACACTGAGTGGGGGGCATTTGGAGACGACGGCCGGCTGGAGGACATCAGGACAGAGTTTGATCGAGAGATTGATCGTGGCTCTCTCAACCCCGGCAAACAGCT TTTTGAGAAGATGGTCAGTGGGCTGTACATGGGTGAGCTGGTTCGTCTCATTCTGGTCAAGATGGCCAGAGAGGGTCTTCTGTTTGAGGGCAAGATCACCGCTGAGCTGCTTACTAAAGGGAGAATTGAGACCAAGCATGTCTCTGCCATTGAGAA GAGTAAGGAGGGATTAACCAAAGCCAAAGAGATTTTAACCAGACTCGGTGTAGAGCCCTCAGCTGAAGACTGCATCGCTGTTCAACAT GTTTGTACCATTGTGTCCTTCCGCTCTGCCAATCTGGTAGCGGCGGTGCTGGCGGGCATCCTCAAGAGGCTCAAAGAGAACAAAAGTGTTGCCCGACTCCGCACTACTGTTGGCATTGATGGATCTCTCTACAAGATGCACCCACA GTATGCCCGACGTCTTCATAAGGCGGTTCGCCGACTGGTCCCCGATTCCGATGTGCGATTCCTCCTGTCTGAGAGCGGCAGTGGAAAAGGAGCCGCCATGGTGACAGCTGTGGCCTACAGACTCGCTGAGAAGTCTCGACAAATTGCACAAACTTTGTCAGAGTTCCGCCTGACGACAGAACAACTGCTAGAG GTAAAGAACCGCATGAGGACTGAGATCCTAAATGGCCTTTCTAAGGACACACAGGCTTCTGCCACTGTCAAAATGTTGCCAACATTTGTATGCAGTACTCCTGATGGCACAG AAAATGGTGATTTCTTAGCTTTGGATTTGGGAGGAACCAACTTTAGAGTTCTGATGGTGAAGATTCGTTCCGGGAAAAGGAGAACTGTGGAGATGCATAACAAGATCTATGCCATTCCCCTTGAAGTGATGCAGGGTACAGGGGAGGAG TTGTTTGATCACATTGTTCATTGTATAAGCGACTTCCTGGACTACATGGGGATGAAGAACGCTCGTCTTCCTCTAGGCTTCACCTTCTCTTTCCCTTGCTTACAGACCAGCTTGGATGCT GGCATCCTGGTGGCGTGGACCAAAGGGTTTAAAGCAACAGACTGTGAAGGAGAAGATGTGGTGGGGCTTCTGAGGGAGGCTATTAAGAGGCGAGAG GAGTTTGAGCTGGATGTTGTGGCCGTGGTCAACGACACAGTGGGAACCATGATGACCTGTGCCTACGAGGAACCGACTTGTGAGATCGGACTCATTGCTG GCACCGGCAGTAATGCGTGTTATATGGAGGAGATGAGGAACATTGAGATGGTAGACGGCGATGTAGGGCGCATGTGTGTCAACATGGAGTGGGGGGCCTTTGGCGATAATGGCTGCCTAGACGACATCAGGACGGAATATGACCGCACCGTGGATGACTTCTCCCTTCACCCGGGCAAACagag ATACGAGAAAATGTGTAGCGGCATGTACCTTGGTGAAATAGTGCGAAACATACTATTAGATTTGACCAAGAGGGGCTACCTATTCAGAGGTCAGATTTCAGAGACACTGAAGACCAGGGGCATCTTTGAAACAAAGTTCCTGTCTCAGATTGAGAG TGACAGACTGGCTTTACTTCAAGTGAGGTCCATCTTACAGCACTTAGGGCTGGACAGCACCTGTGATGACAGTATCATTGTCAAGGAG GTATGTGGAGCCGTGTCACACCGTGCCGCTCAACTCTGTGGGGCAGGGATGGCGGCAGTGGTTGATAAAATCAGAGAAAACCGTGGACTGGACCATTTGAACATCACGGTCGGAGTGGACGGGACTCTGTATAAACTGCATCCACA CTTCTCCATCATCATGCACCAGACCGTCAAAGTGCTGGCTCCTCAGTGTAATGTCAACTTCCTGTTGTCAGAGGACGGCAGCGGCAAAGGAGCGGCGCTCATCACGGCAGTGGGCGTCCGAATGAGACAAGAGCTGAACAACTGA
- the LOC131139330 gene encoding hexokinase-1-like isoform X2: MESQIYDTPEDIIHGSGTRLFDHVAECLGDFMEKHNIKDKKLPVGFTFSFPCQQTKLDESTLITWTKRFKASGVEGMDVVKMLNKAIKQRGDYEADIMAVVNDTVGTMMTCGFDDQRCEVGIIIGTGTNACYMEELRHIDLVEGDEGRMCVNTEWGAFGDDGRLEDIRTEFDREIDRGSLNPGKQLFEKMVSGLYMGELVRLILVKMAREGLLFEGKITAELLTKGRIETKHVSAIEKSKEGLTKAKEILTRLGVEPSAEDCIAVQHVCTIVSFRSANLVAAVLAGILKRLKENKSVARLRTTVGIDGSLYKMHPQYARRLHKAVRRLVPDSDVRFLLSESGSGKGAAMVTAVAYRLAEKSRQIAQTLSEFRLTTEQLLEVKNRMRTEILNGLSKDTQASATVKMLPTFVCSTPDGTENGDFLALDLGGTNFRVLMVKIRSGKRRTVEMHNKIYAIPLEVMQGTGEELFDHIVHCISDFLDYMGMKNARLPLGFTFSFPCLQTSLDAGILVAWTKGFKATDCEGEDVVGLLREAIKRREEFELDVVAVVNDTVGTMMTCAYEEPTCEIGLIAGTGSNACYMEEMRNIEMVDGDVGRMCVNMEWGAFGDNGCLDDIRTEYDRTVDDFSLHPGKQRYEKMCSGMYLGEIVRNILLDLTKRGYLFRGQISETLKTRGIFETKFLSQIESDRLALLQVRSILQHLGLDSTCDDSIIVKEVCGAVSHRAAQLCGAGMAAVVDKIRENRGLDHLNITVGVDGTLYKLHPHFSIIMHQTVKVLAPQCNVNFLLSEDGSGKGAALITAVGVRMRQELNN; this comes from the exons ATGGAGAGCCAAATCTACGACACACCCGAAGACATCATACATGGCAGCGGAACAAga TTATTTGACCATGTGGCCGAGTGTCTGGGTGACttcatggaaaaacacaacattaaagACAAGAAGCTGCCAGTTGGCTTCACCTTCTCCTTCCCCTGCCAACAAACCAAACTTGATGAG AGTACCCTGATAACGTGGACAAAGCGCTTCAAGGCGAGCGGGGTGGAGGGCATGGATGTCGTTAAGATGCTCAACAAAGCCATCAAACAACGAGGA GACTACGAAGCTGACATCATGGCTGTAGTGAATGATACCGTGGGAACGATGATGACCTGCGGCTTTGATGACCAACGCTGTGAAGTCGGAATTATCATCG GAACCGGTACCAACGCCTGCTACATGGAGGAGTTGCGTCACATCGACCTGGTAGAGGGTGACGAAGGCAGGATGTGTGTGAACACTGAGTGGGGGGCATTTGGAGACGACGGCCGGCTGGAGGACATCAGGACAGAGTTTGATCGAGAGATTGATCGTGGCTCTCTCAACCCCGGCAAACAGCT TTTTGAGAAGATGGTCAGTGGGCTGTACATGGGTGAGCTGGTTCGTCTCATTCTGGTCAAGATGGCCAGAGAGGGTCTTCTGTTTGAGGGCAAGATCACCGCTGAGCTGCTTACTAAAGGGAGAATTGAGACCAAGCATGTCTCTGCCATTGAGAA GAGTAAGGAGGGATTAACCAAAGCCAAAGAGATTTTAACCAGACTCGGTGTAGAGCCCTCAGCTGAAGACTGCATCGCTGTTCAACAT GTTTGTACCATTGTGTCCTTCCGCTCTGCCAATCTGGTAGCGGCGGTGCTGGCGGGCATCCTCAAGAGGCTCAAAGAGAACAAAAGTGTTGCCCGACTCCGCACTACTGTTGGCATTGATGGATCTCTCTACAAGATGCACCCACA GTATGCCCGACGTCTTCATAAGGCGGTTCGCCGACTGGTCCCCGATTCCGATGTGCGATTCCTCCTGTCTGAGAGCGGCAGTGGAAAAGGAGCCGCCATGGTGACAGCTGTGGCCTACAGACTCGCTGAGAAGTCTCGACAAATTGCACAAACTTTGTCAGAGTTCCGCCTGACGACAGAACAACTGCTAGAG GTAAAGAACCGCATGAGGACTGAGATCCTAAATGGCCTTTCTAAGGACACACAGGCTTCTGCCACTGTCAAAATGTTGCCAACATTTGTATGCAGTACTCCTGATGGCACAG AAAATGGTGATTTCTTAGCTTTGGATTTGGGAGGAACCAACTTTAGAGTTCTGATGGTGAAGATTCGTTCCGGGAAAAGGAGAACTGTGGAGATGCATAACAAGATCTATGCCATTCCCCTTGAAGTGATGCAGGGTACAGGGGAGGAG TTGTTTGATCACATTGTTCATTGTATAAGCGACTTCCTGGACTACATGGGGATGAAGAACGCTCGTCTTCCTCTAGGCTTCACCTTCTCTTTCCCTTGCTTACAGACCAGCTTGGATGCT GGCATCCTGGTGGCGTGGACCAAAGGGTTTAAAGCAACAGACTGTGAAGGAGAAGATGTGGTGGGGCTTCTGAGGGAGGCTATTAAGAGGCGAGAG GAGTTTGAGCTGGATGTTGTGGCCGTGGTCAACGACACAGTGGGAACCATGATGACCTGTGCCTACGAGGAACCGACTTGTGAGATCGGACTCATTGCTG GCACCGGCAGTAATGCGTGTTATATGGAGGAGATGAGGAACATTGAGATGGTAGACGGCGATGTAGGGCGCATGTGTGTCAACATGGAGTGGGGGGCCTTTGGCGATAATGGCTGCCTAGACGACATCAGGACGGAATATGACCGCACCGTGGATGACTTCTCCCTTCACCCGGGCAAACagag ATACGAGAAAATGTGTAGCGGCATGTACCTTGGTGAAATAGTGCGAAACATACTATTAGATTTGACCAAGAGGGGCTACCTATTCAGAGGTCAGATTTCAGAGACACTGAAGACCAGGGGCATCTTTGAAACAAAGTTCCTGTCTCAGATTGAGAG TGACAGACTGGCTTTACTTCAAGTGAGGTCCATCTTACAGCACTTAGGGCTGGACAGCACCTGTGATGACAGTATCATTGTCAAGGAG GTATGTGGAGCCGTGTCACACCGTGCCGCTCAACTCTGTGGGGCAGGGATGGCGGCAGTGGTTGATAAAATCAGAGAAAACCGTGGACTGGACCATTTGAACATCACGGTCGGAGTGGACGGGACTCTGTATAAACTGCATCCACA CTTCTCCATCATCATGCACCAGACCGTCAAAGTGCTGGCTCCTCAGTGTAATGTCAACTTCCTGTTGTCAGAGGACGGCAGCGGCAAAGGAGCGGCGCTCATCACGGCAGTGGGCGTCCGAATGAGACAAGAGCTGAACAACTGA